The sequence below is a genomic window from Dromaius novaehollandiae isolate bDroNov1 chromosome 7, bDroNov1.hap1, whole genome shotgun sequence.
CAATCATGTTGGGCATCAACGGTCTCGGATATTCAAACACAAAATCTAACTTCACAAGCCAAATGGATGCGTGGCTTAAGAGATCTGGCACAGTCACGTCTCGCTGAAGGAACTCGGAAGCCAAATTTGCATATGGATGATAAACAAAATCACACAGAAAAAGAAGTGGCAAGCCAAAAATGAGATTCTTCACGCGCTGAAGAAAGGTCATACGGTCTGCAGTGCCTGAAAACATCCTGGGGACATAAGAAGGGGGACTGGGACACTGCGTGGCTTGGTAATCTAAATGACATGGTATTCCCCTCaagaaaaacacagaagggaCTGAAAGATGCTCTGCCAGTATCTGCCCACAGGGTAGAAAGGGATCTGTAAAGACAGCATCAAATTTGCTATCCTCAAGATATCTGACAAGCTCTTTGTTGAATAGTAAGTGTGTACAGGCAGGCAGAAACAGGGCAGAGAGTCTATTTGTTCTTTGGTATATTTTAACAAATCTTTCCAGAAGAGATCCTTCTTCAAATATTTCCTGTGAAAAAGAATGGAACTGTTCATTCAGGTCTTCTTTTGTGAAAGGTACGGGGTATGTTTTCATAATAAAAGTCTCTGATGGCTTTATATGCATGTTTATTTCAGGTGCAACGACGATTATTTCATGTCCTTTCTGCCCAAGACCATCCAACACTTCCTTCATGCTGAGCCAATGACTACCATCTACCGGCACCACAAGCAGTTTCCCACCAGCAGCCAAACTGAGCATGGACAGGAGCAGAACCAGTGCCACCGTGATTTGTGGGCGAGCGCTAAGCCTCATAGtcatttctgcagaaatctgGTAAGGGCTGCACAGAAAGAATACCAGAGCACCACGCTTTTAAGCTATCTGTGCTACACTTTCAACTATTAATCTTTGGACTAATTTGCTGTGCAGTAAATGTATAATCACTGATATGGCAAAAGATGGAGTAAGAGGTACTAAAGTTCAGCAAACTTGGCACGGCTGTAATTAGAGCAGCAGCTAGACTGGACAACTTCCAACTGTTTCTTTTGGATGAATGCTAGGATTTAAGGAAATTAGGGGATCCTTCATCAAGTGGGTCCCCTGAAAAATGCTCATTAACAAATCACTATTTTTCCAACTAAGGATTTTTAGCAAACAAAGcagttcctcccctcctgccattGTAAATCGTTTTGTTGGTAAAACAATAGAAAACGATTTAATTCTTGGTATGGGAAATGGGCTGgcttctttaaattttttttacattttgagTCTGCAGTGAAAATGGCCAAATTTCATTTCGCTGAAAGGTCTTttttgagggaggaggaggtAGAGGCTGGAAGAGCATATTTTTTGCCAGATCTATTCAAAATAGGATTAACAACTCATGAATACCTTTCTGGAATGGCTTGGGAAGAACATACCCCTGAGGCATGAAAGCAAGCAACACTAATGCATAGGCCAGGATTTGCAGACAATCTgcaaatattataaaaaatattaaaatcaattATAAAAATGATTGCCCATAAGTATTGTTGACAATACAAGAATTTACCATGGAGATTGCTAGTacacatcagatttttttttaatggacctTTACGGGTCTACTCCAGCTCCAGGTGAAGTCTGTTTTAGGCAAACTTTTCAGAAGGCAGTGTAAGCTGTTGCATATGGCTTGGTGCTGGCTAGCAGCTGCAGAAAACACTTCCAACAGTTTCGCAGAAAACTGCATCAAGAATCAATGCTGTGAAAGCATTAAGCCTGAACTGACAGGGCAATGAGAACATTGCCCATCAGTTTGACACATTATGACACTTTATGTCTAAATTCTGCAAAGATGCTTCTGTTAACTGAAAGAAATTGGTTGTTTCTAAAAATCAGTTGTGACAGTAAAACATAAATAGTTTGCTGCAGCCCCCTGCTAGTAGCACATGGACCACCCTCTCTGGTGGCTTTGTGGCTTGTTAGTCAGAGTGTTGTGATAAACAACAACTATTTCTACCTAgcccaaagaaaaaaattgtccaAGCAAAAATGCTTAGATCCTGCTAACACTCTAGACGAGTCCCTGCAATAAAGGGAGAGAATTGAAATCAAGTCAGcgtttcatcttttttcttcctcttcaaagTACACTTTACTGCACATGTGAATCCCACTAACCAAGGTATGTAATTATATACACACAGAGCATATAGCAAGGAGATTGCAAACAGCATTTTCCCTTCAAactgtaatatattttattaagaaaatcaCTGACCTGAGATAATGGCTTTCTCTGTCCACAGTTTATACCTCCAATAAAAACTATGTTGGGCATCACTGGCATGGGATActcaaaaacaaaatccattctTTTAAGCCAAATGGATCCGTGACTTAAAAGCTCCTTCATTGTTATTGGTCTGTGGAGAAAATCTGAGGCCAGATGTTCAAATGGCAAATAAGCAAAGTTGCAAAGAAAGGATTCTGATGAC
It includes:
- the LOC112986625 gene encoding UDP-glucuronosyltransferase 1A1-like isoform X2, which produces MTMRLSARPQITVALVLLLSMLSLAAGGKLLVVPVDGSHWLSMKEVLDGLGQKGHEIIVVAPEINMHIKPSETFIMKTYPVPFTKEDLNEQFHSFSQEIFEEGSLLERFVKIYQRTNRLSALFLPACTHLLFNKELVRYLEDSKFDAVFTDPFLPCGQILAEHLSVPSVFFLRGIPCHLDYQATQCPSPPSYVPRMFSGTADRMTFLQRVKNLIFGLPLLFLCDFVYHPYANLASEFLQRDVTVPDLLSHASIWLVKLDFVFEYPRPLMPNMIVIGGVNCAPKKLPQEFEAIVNASGEHGIVVFSLGSMVSEIPMKKAIEITEALGSVPQTVLWRYTGQVPSNLPNNVKLVKWLPQNDLLAHPKTRAFITHGGSHGVYEAICNAVPMVLMPLFGDQMDNAKRVETRGAGLTLNILEMTSKDISDALRAVINDKKYKENIKRLSELHLDRPIHPLDLAVHWVEFVMRHKGAPHLRPAAHELNWIQYHSLDVFAFLLAVVLLSMFISLECCLFCFRRCFHKKGRTSKPTKSKSH